One genomic segment of Dysosmobacter sp. Marseille-Q4140 includes these proteins:
- a CDS encoding helix-turn-helix transcriptional regulator produces MKIGEIIREKRRDLSLTQEQLADLLGVSAPAVHKWEKGTTYPDITTLPALARVLHTDLNTLLSFREDLTAEEIARFTNDLDKMIREEGYETAFQRGMDEIHQYPNCEALMYPVIFYLDGARFLHGVPNPDDYTDRLMPFYETMSHSQTPEIRDAALTMCIAYHRNWKDFARAEELINTIPSTRIDREEQLATLYTQQEKWEDAQRLWEHRILQSATELQTALIHLMEIAEQEGRPQDAQFCADTYQQVSSLFHVTQWIPYTAKFQLASLRQDRTACLSALRHILPVLKEPWNPQACPLYHHMGDGDLTALARSLYDRITEDLEHSQEFAFFQGSPEYEQLRPLLKETAGAKE; encoded by the coding sequence ATGAAAATTGGAGAGATCATTCGGGAAAAGCGAAGGGATCTGTCCCTGACCCAGGAGCAGCTGGCGGACCTGCTGGGGGTGTCCGCTCCGGCGGTCCACAAGTGGGAGAAAGGGACCACCTACCCCGACATCACCACCCTGCCCGCCCTGGCCCGGGTGCTGCATACCGACCTCAACACCCTGCTGTCCTTCCGGGAGGACCTGACGGCTGAGGAGATCGCCCGTTTTACCAACGACTTGGACAAAATGATCCGTGAGGAGGGGTATGAGACCGCTTTTCAGCGGGGGATGGACGAGATCCACCAGTACCCCAACTGTGAGGCACTGATGTATCCGGTCATCTTCTATCTGGACGGGGCCCGCTTTCTCCACGGCGTTCCAAACCCGGACGACTATACGGATCGGCTGATGCCCTTTTATGAGACCATGTCCCACAGCCAGACGCCGGAGATCCGGGATGCCGCCCTCACCATGTGCATCGCTTATCACCGCAACTGGAAGGACTTTGCCCGGGCGGAGGAGCTCATCAACACGATCCCCTCCACCCGCATCGACAGGGAGGAGCAGCTGGCCACCCTCTACACCCAGCAGGAGAAGTGGGAGGATGCCCAGCGGCTCTGGGAGCACCGGATCTTACAGAGCGCCACGGAGCTCCAGACGGCTCTCATCCACCTGATGGAGATCGCGGAACAAGAGGGCCGCCCGCAGGACGCCCAGTTCTGCGCGGACACCTACCAGCAGGTCTCCAGCCTGTTCCATGTGACGCAGTGGATCCCCTACACCGCCAAATTCCAGCTGGCCTCTCTCCGGCAGGACCGTACCGCCTGTCTCTCCGCCCTCCGCCACATCCTGCCCGTGCTGAAGGAGCCCTGGAACCCCCAGGCGTGCCCCCTTTACCACCACATGGGAGACGGGGATCTGACGGCCCTGGCCCGGTCCCTCTACGACCGGATCACAGAGGATCTGGAACACAGCCAGGAGTTCGCCTTCTTCCAGGGCAGCCCGGAATATGAACAGCTGCGCCCGCTCCTGAAAGAGACAGCCGGCGCAAAGGAATGA
- a CDS encoding IS1182 family transposase: MESEVGWMQLKLHMVTIEDLVPQEHFLRKLEAALDLSFLYRETEKLYSRRYGRPPIDPVMLVKYLLVGYLYGIPSERQIEQRIQTDVALRWYLGLDLLDRVPDHSTISQLRRRKPSFRKVFRRLFEEVVEQCVSKGLASGRLVATDSTHVKANASPASEHLVEAVQKPGAYWERLDAYEEEALEELDRRTQAGKTGRKRRQKGRSRQVKSPLRYDRKWASRTDPESGHLNRPGKPKGPHYLSHQTVDCDHGIILDVAVTSGEVNDAVPYLRQIEHIHREILPVRAAVADAAYDLPLFHRVLRDHGIRFYVRPMPRSAAALGGAPGSPFLYDEENDLYTCPGGKALRLRNLNRSVGGLHWVYFADRSDCAACPLKEQCVGKGRAKRLERSYFWREIREDLRELDSPTYQRALRKRQIWSEGTFAAQKWGHRLGRLLRRGREAAEDHCLLSATALNLKRMIKWTV, translated from the coding sequence ATGGAATCGGAGGTGGGGTGGATGCAACTGAAGCTGCACATGGTGACCATCGAGGACCTGGTGCCCCAGGAACACTTCCTTCGAAAATTGGAGGCGGCACTGGACCTTTCCTTCCTATATCGTGAGACGGAAAAGCTGTACAGCCGCCGGTACGGCCGGCCACCCATCGACCCGGTGATGCTGGTAAAGTACCTGCTGGTGGGATACCTGTACGGCATCCCGTCGGAGCGGCAGATCGAGCAGCGCATCCAGACCGATGTGGCCCTGCGGTGGTATCTGGGACTGGATCTGCTGGATCGGGTTCCGGATCACAGCACCATCTCGCAGCTTCGCAGACGGAAACCATCCTTCCGGAAGGTGTTCCGGCGGCTGTTTGAGGAAGTGGTGGAGCAGTGCGTGAGCAAAGGTCTGGCAAGCGGGCGGCTGGTGGCGACGGACTCCACCCACGTGAAGGCAAACGCGTCCCCGGCCTCGGAGCACCTGGTGGAGGCGGTGCAGAAGCCGGGGGCGTATTGGGAGCGGCTGGACGCGTATGAGGAAGAAGCGCTGGAGGAACTGGACCGGAGGACCCAGGCGGGAAAGACGGGCAGGAAACGGAGGCAGAAGGGACGGAGCAGGCAGGTCAAAAGCCCTCTTCGGTACGACCGGAAATGGGCCAGCCGCACGGATCCGGAGTCGGGGCACTTGAACCGTCCCGGAAAGCCAAAGGGGCCCCATTATCTGTCTCATCAGACGGTGGACTGCGATCACGGCATCATCCTGGATGTGGCGGTGACCTCCGGGGAAGTGAACGACGCGGTGCCATATCTGAGGCAGATCGAGCATATCCATCGGGAGATCCTCCCCGTCCGGGCGGCCGTGGCGGATGCGGCCTACGATCTTCCGCTGTTCCACCGGGTGCTGCGGGACCACGGCATCCGCTTTTATGTCCGGCCCATGCCCCGCTCCGCGGCGGCCCTGGGCGGAGCTCCCGGGTCTCCCTTTCTCTACGATGAGGAGAACGATCTCTATACCTGTCCCGGCGGAAAGGCGCTGCGGCTGCGGAACCTCAACCGCAGCGTGGGCGGACTGCACTGGGTGTATTTCGCGGACAGGAGCGACTGCGCCGCCTGTCCCTTGAAAGAGCAATGCGTGGGAAAGGGACGGGCCAAACGCCTGGAACGCAGCTACTTCTGGAGAGAGATCCGGGAGGATCTGAGGGAGTTGGACAGCCCGACGTACCAGAGGGCCTTGCGCAAGCGGCAGATCTGGAGCGAGGGGACTTTTGCAGCACAGAAGTGGGGGCACAGGTTGGGGCGGCTCCTGCGGCGAGGACGAGAGGCAGCGGAAGACCACTGCCTCTTGTCAGCGACCGCATTGAACCTGAAGCGGATGATCAAATGGACCGTGTGA
- a CDS encoding CPBP family intramembrane metalloprotease encodes MVKKTPPLHSLTWLWCSLLTYSLLFGLLQKILFFIPGVSEGTVLLLSSAVSSAVPLIWSASTGDGTPPFPASKASPGLLVFLMSISLSGNLAISLFTPVLEQIWNLVGFTALPAGDATATPLLVLYICVVAPILEELVYRGVVLRRLLPGGERQAILLSALCFAFMHHDLYQRLAAFWGGLILGYAALHHGLRVSVGLHVAENSIAMALTQLQQAGAPGDLAALAVAAVPVVISATGICRLMLKRRRQSPGTGPSGGNGDIWRNPALWALLAFDTIYLFAASFSRL; translated from the coding sequence ATGGTCAAAAAAACCCCACCGCTGCACAGTCTGACTTGGCTGTGGTGCAGCCTGCTCACGTACAGCTTGCTGTTCGGGCTCCTGCAAAAAATCCTGTTCTTCATTCCCGGAGTGTCGGAGGGCACCGTACTGCTCCTCAGCAGTGCGGTATCATCGGCGGTCCCCTTGATCTGGTCTGCCTCAACAGGCGACGGAACCCCGCCCTTTCCCGCCTCTAAAGCCTCCCCGGGGCTGCTGGTCTTTCTCATGAGCATATCGCTGAGCGGTAATCTGGCCATCTCGCTTTTTACGCCGGTTTTGGAACAAATATGGAATCTGGTGGGATTCACCGCCCTGCCCGCAGGAGATGCAACCGCCACACCGCTGCTGGTACTGTACATCTGCGTGGTCGCTCCTATTTTAGAGGAGCTGGTCTACCGGGGAGTGGTACTGCGCCGCCTGCTGCCGGGCGGAGAACGGCAGGCAATTTTACTGTCGGCTCTGTGCTTTGCGTTCATGCATCACGATCTCTACCAGAGGCTGGCCGCCTTCTGGGGCGGCCTGATTCTTGGCTACGCCGCTCTGCACCATGGGCTGCGGGTCTCTGTCGGCCTGCATGTCGCAGAGAACTCCATCGCCATGGCGCTGACACAGCTGCAGCAGGCCGGCGCTCCCGGCGACCTGGCTGCTCTGGCCGTGGCAGCCGTACCGGTGGTGATTTCAGCCACAGGAATCTGCCGTCTGATGCTGAAGAGACGGCGCCAAAGCCCCGGAACAGGCCCATCCGGCGGGAACGGCGATATATGGCGCAATCCCGCCCTGTGGGCACTGCTGGCTTTCGACACGATCTATCTGTTCGCTGCCTCCTTCTCCCGCCTTTGA
- a CDS encoding DUF3795 domain-containing protein codes for MKERIGYCGLDCAACDAYLATVHDDQALREKTARLWSELNQAPILPEHINCLGCRGDGVKTVFCEHLCAVRQCALQKGVTSCGICPELERCPTVGAVIQNSPDAKKNLEAMQSTDHA; via the coding sequence ATGAAAGAGCGGATCGGATACTGCGGGCTGGACTGCGCGGCCTGCGACGCATATCTCGCCACGGTCCATGACGACCAGGCCCTGCGGGAAAAGACGGCCAGACTGTGGTCCGAATTAAACCAGGCGCCCATCCTGCCGGAGCACATCAACTGCCTGGGGTGCCGGGGAGACGGGGTCAAGACGGTGTTCTGCGAACACCTTTGCGCCGTCCGCCAGTGCGCCCTGCAAAAGGGCGTGACCTCTTGCGGCATCTGCCCGGAGCTGGAGCGCTGCCCGACGGTGGGAGCTGTCATTCAGAACAGCCCGGATGCCAAAAAGAATCTGGAGGCCATGCAGTCTACGGATCACGCCTGA
- a CDS encoding SAM-dependent DNA methyltransferase, which translates to MVTGELKNKIDRLWETFWTGGITNPLDVVEQMTYLMFIHDLDAADNQRARESAMLGLPHKSIFAGEVQVGERTVPGNQLKWSVFHDFPAGQMYSVMQEWVFPFIKTLHADKGSAYAKYMGDAIFKIPTPLMLDKIVTAMDEIYAQAEQLHDTDVRGDIYEYLLSKIATAGVNGQFRTPRHIIRMMVDMMDPRADDVICDPACGTGGFLVSAGEYLKENRKEEIFFDRVKKDHYMIHMFHGYDMDRTMLRIGAMNMMTHGIDNPYIEYRDSLSDQNTDREKYSLILANPPFKGSLDADIVSTDLLKICKTKKTELLFLALFLRMLKVGGRCACIVPDGVLFGSSTAHKAIRKEIVETNRLEAVISMPSGVFKPYAGVSTAVLVFTKTGHGGTDDVWFYDMKADGFSLDDKRTEVKENDISDIVRRFHNQEGEKTRQRTEQSFLVPKEEIAQNGYDLSINKYKQVEYVPVEYPSTQEILADLNELEQEITKGLKELEEMA; encoded by the coding sequence ATGGTGACTGGCGAACTGAAAAACAAGATCGACCGCCTCTGGGAGACTTTCTGGACCGGCGGCATAACGAACCCCCTGGATGTGGTGGAGCAGATGACCTACCTCATGTTCATCCACGACCTGGACGCCGCCGACAACCAGCGGGCCAGGGAGAGCGCCATGCTGGGCCTGCCCCACAAGAGCATTTTTGCCGGTGAAGTACAGGTTGGGGAACGGACCGTTCCGGGCAATCAGCTCAAGTGGTCGGTGTTCCACGATTTCCCCGCCGGTCAGATGTATTCCGTCATGCAGGAGTGGGTGTTCCCCTTCATCAAGACCCTCCACGCCGACAAGGGCAGCGCCTACGCCAAGTACATGGGAGACGCCATTTTCAAGATCCCCACCCCCCTGATGCTGGACAAGATCGTCACCGCTATGGATGAGATCTACGCTCAGGCGGAGCAGCTCCACGACACCGATGTCCGGGGCGATATCTATGAATACCTCCTGTCCAAGATCGCTACCGCCGGGGTCAACGGCCAGTTCCGCACCCCCCGGCATATCATCCGCATGATGGTGGACATGATGGACCCTCGGGCGGACGATGTGATCTGCGACCCGGCCTGCGGCACCGGCGGCTTCCTGGTGTCCGCCGGCGAGTATTTGAAGGAGAACCGCAAGGAGGAGATTTTCTTCGACCGGGTGAAGAAGGACCACTATATGATCCACATGTTCCACGGCTACGACATGGACCGCACCATGCTGCGCATCGGGGCCATGAACATGATGACCCACGGCATCGACAACCCCTATATCGAGTACCGGGACAGCCTCTCCGACCAGAACACCGACCGGGAGAAGTATTCCCTCATCCTGGCCAATCCCCCCTTCAAGGGGAGCCTGGACGCGGACATCGTGTCCACGGATCTGCTGAAGATCTGCAAGACGAAAAAGACCGAGCTGCTGTTTCTGGCCCTCTTCCTGCGGATGCTGAAGGTGGGTGGCCGGTGCGCCTGCATCGTGCCCGACGGGGTGTTGTTCGGCTCCTCCACGGCTCACAAGGCCATCCGCAAAGAGATCGTGGAGACAAATCGGCTGGAGGCGGTGATCTCCATGCCCTCCGGGGTGTTCAAGCCCTACGCCGGGGTGTCCACGGCGGTGCTGGTGTTCACCAAGACGGGCCACGGCGGCACAGACGACGTGTGGTTTTACGACATGAAGGCCGACGGCTTCTCCCTGGACGACAAGCGCACCGAGGTGAAGGAAAACGACATCTCCGACATCGTCAGGCGGTTCCATAACCAGGAGGGGGAGAAGACGCGCCAGCGTACCGAGCAGTCCTTCCTGGTGCCGAAGGAGGAGATTGCCCAGAACGGCTATGACCTCTCCATCAACAAGTACAAGCAGGTGGAGTATGTCCCCGTGGAGTATCCCTCCACCCAGGAGATCCTGGCCGACCTCAACGAGCTGGAGCAGGAGATCACCAAGGGGCTGAAGGAGCTGGAGGAGATGGCGTGA
- a CDS encoding Fic family protein, whose protein sequence is MRTHDFAKAYEKLLTPDIVALLTQIHEYKGEQALFIEAKTDTLTRLVEIAKIQSTEASNKIEGIYTSDERLKKLVQDKTTPRTRNEQEIAGYRDVLATIHESFDYIPPKSTLILQLHRDLYKFSGMSYGGKYKTADNVIAETDAQGNKTVRFQPLPAWETLEAVEGLCRAYEEAVGKGEMDPLLLIPMFILNFLCIHPFNDGNGRMSRLLTLLLLYRAGYIVGKYISIEKLIEESKETYYEALQQSSIGWMEEANDYGPFVRYTLGVVAAAYREFSTRVQALSVSGISKPDRIREIIKGTLGKITKAEILEQCPDISQITVQRTLADLQKSGEILKLSGGRYTAYIWNQDKE, encoded by the coding sequence ATGCGCACCCATGACTTTGCCAAAGCTTACGAAAAGCTGTTGACGCCGGATATCGTGGCCCTGTTGACCCAGATCCATGAGTACAAGGGAGAACAGGCTCTGTTCATTGAAGCCAAGACAGATACCCTGACCAGGTTGGTGGAGATCGCCAAGATCCAGAGCACGGAGGCCTCCAACAAAATCGAGGGGATTTACACCTCGGATGAGCGATTGAAAAAGCTGGTGCAGGACAAGACCACGCCGCGGACCCGGAATGAGCAGGAGATCGCCGGTTACCGGGATGTGCTGGCTACCATCCATGAGAGCTTTGACTATATCCCCCCGAAATCCACTCTGATCCTGCAGCTCCACAGGGATCTCTATAAATTCAGCGGCATGTCCTACGGCGGAAAGTACAAAACAGCGGATAATGTGATCGCGGAGACAGACGCACAAGGGAATAAAACCGTGCGCTTCCAGCCGCTTCCGGCCTGGGAGACGCTGGAGGCTGTGGAAGGCCTGTGCCGTGCGTATGAGGAAGCTGTGGGGAAGGGCGAGATGGATCCGCTGCTGCTGATTCCCATGTTCATCCTGAATTTTCTCTGCATCCACCCCTTCAATGACGGCAATGGCCGCATGAGCCGCCTGCTGACATTGCTGCTGCTCTACCGGGCGGGCTATATCGTCGGAAAATATATCAGCATTGAAAAGCTCATCGAGGAGAGCAAGGAGACCTACTATGAGGCCCTCCAGCAGAGCTCCATTGGCTGGATGGAGGAGGCCAACGACTATGGCCCCTTTGTGCGCTACACCCTGGGCGTGGTGGCGGCAGCCTACCGGGAATTTTCCACCCGGGTACAGGCTCTGTCCGTCAGCGGGATCAGTAAGCCGGACCGTATCCGGGAGATCATCAAGGGCACCTTGGGAAAGATCACCAAGGCGGAGATCCTGGAGCAGTGCCCGGATATCAGCCAGATCACGGTACAGCGCACCCTGGCTGACCTGCAAAAGAGCGGGGAAATTCTGAAACTCAGCGGCGGACGCTATACCGCCTATATCTGGAACCAAGACAAGGAGTAA
- a CDS encoding sel1 repeat family protein yields the protein MGRFFSDPVERALKYIYYDLRAGRGQEGFQLLQQAVQEGDADACCLLARCLYGPEYTWPGHNFPQDERAGDELMRRSVLEGSAIGALLSLRCGVMDRQLAQAMPMTLQEAFDTVLDKAEHGEPLCQMIVGNAYYWGDFPEIQGKTREDFDSDDAVRSYLRENYAKCEDWLWKSMRSGNSGGVNLANFYREGKPGLISPRPERAVEVYRYGAEQGDPACLFYYANELYDQGKKGEAFDLYRNAAELGEPRAFFWAGYSYELGDGVPKDNAQAAQYYQQALSAPIQAKVNPANRLGMCYYDSRGVERDYAKAFQLLKWAEDHGGPAMLYYLGACYANGQGTQQDYAKAFTYLVQVDWDCPQAFYLLGKMYCNGLGVPEDIAKGVEYLQRAGDYVEVKEELSHYKKTFFGKWVRR from the coding sequence ATGGGACGGTTTTTCAGCGACCCGGTGGAACGGGCCCTCAAGTACATCTACTACGACCTGCGCGCCGGACGGGGGCAGGAGGGCTTTCAGCTGCTCCAGCAGGCGGTACAGGAGGGGGATGCCGACGCCTGCTGCCTCCTGGCCCGGTGCCTGTACGGACCGGAGTACACCTGGCCCGGCCACAATTTCCCCCAGGACGAGCGGGCGGGCGACGAACTCATGCGCCGCTCCGTGCTGGAGGGCAGCGCCATTGGGGCGCTGCTGTCCCTGCGCTGCGGCGTGATGGACCGGCAGCTGGCCCAGGCCATGCCCATGACGCTCCAGGAGGCCTTTGACACCGTGCTGGACAAGGCGGAGCACGGGGAGCCCCTGTGCCAGATGATCGTCGGCAACGCCTACTACTGGGGCGATTTCCCGGAGATCCAGGGCAAGACCCGGGAGGATTTTGACAGCGACGATGCCGTCCGGAGCTATCTGCGGGAGAATTACGCCAAGTGCGAGGACTGGCTGTGGAAGTCCATGCGCAGCGGAAACTCCGGCGGCGTCAACCTGGCCAATTTCTACCGGGAGGGGAAGCCGGGGCTCATATCGCCCCGGCCGGAACGGGCCGTAGAGGTGTACCGCTACGGGGCGGAGCAGGGCGATCCGGCCTGCCTCTTCTACTATGCCAACGAGCTCTACGACCAGGGGAAAAAGGGCGAGGCCTTTGACCTCTACCGGAATGCGGCGGAGCTGGGAGAGCCCCGGGCCTTCTTCTGGGCGGGCTACTCCTACGAGCTGGGCGACGGCGTGCCCAAGGACAACGCTCAGGCTGCCCAATATTATCAGCAGGCCCTCTCGGCCCCCATCCAGGCAAAAGTGAATCCCGCCAACCGGCTGGGCATGTGCTACTATGACAGCCGGGGCGTGGAGCGGGACTATGCCAAGGCCTTCCAGCTTTTGAAGTGGGCGGAGGACCACGGTGGTCCGGCCATGCTTTACTACCTGGGCGCCTGCTACGCCAACGGCCAGGGGACTCAGCAGGATTACGCCAAAGCCTTTACCTATCTGGTTCAGGTCGACTGGGACTGCCCTCAGGCGTTTTATCTCCTGGGGAAGATGTACTGCAACGGCCTGGGTGTTCCGGAGGACATCGCCAAGGGCGTGGAATATCTCCAGAGGGCCGGCGATTATGTAGAAGTCAAAGAGGAATTGAGCCACTATAAAAAGACGTTCTTCGGCAAGTGGGTCCGGCGGTGA
- a CDS encoding restriction endonuclease subunit S yields the protein MARLGDVCEKRVDTIKATYEGDIDYIDISSVDNQRKEITQTQSMSIVDAPSRAKQLVFPGDILVSTVRPNLNAVALVTENSDNTLVASTGYCVLRCLPNVNNKYVFYFCQSPDFIEKMVAQATGASYPAVTSAIVKECTIPLPPLEEQRRIAAQLDKVSDLIAKRRAQLDKLDLLVKARFVEMFGDQYTNPKGWETGRIRDVVREVKYGTSRPAVEGGAYKYLRMGNITFDGHLDLSDLKYINIPESEIEKCIVKRGDVLFNRTNSKELVGKTCVFDLDEPMVIAGYIIRVRVNDKVLPDYLSAVLNSQYGKKTLADMCKAIVGQANINAQELQNITILIPPIQLQREFSLFVDQVKKLAANIDHSLEKLEILKKALMQKYFR from the coding sequence ATGGCGAGATTGGGGGATGTTTGCGAAAAAAGGGTAGATACAATTAAGGCGACATACGAAGGGGATATTGACTATATTGATATTTCTTCCGTTGATAATCAACGCAAAGAAATTACACAAACACAGAGCATGTCAATCGTGGACGCACCAAGCAGAGCAAAACAACTGGTATTTCCGGGAGATATTCTTGTTTCAACGGTTCGTCCAAATTTAAATGCAGTTGCTTTGGTGACAGAGAACTCAGATAATACCTTAGTTGCATCGACAGGATATTGTGTATTGCGGTGCTTACCTAATGTTAATAACAAATATGTATTTTACTTTTGCCAATCACCTGATTTTATTGAAAAGATGGTTGCTCAAGCAACTGGGGCAAGCTATCCGGCAGTAACCTCTGCCATTGTAAAGGAATGTACTATCCCACTCCCTCCGCTGGAGGAACAGCGCCGTATTGCTGCTCAGCTGGACAAGGTCAGCGACCTGATCGCCAAGCGCCGGGCGCAGCTGGACAAGCTGGATCTGCTGGTCAAAGCCCGGTTTGTAGAGATGTTTGGGGATCAATATACCAATCCAAAGGGATGGGAAACGGGAAGAATTCGTGATGTTGTAAGAGAAGTAAAGTACGGAACAAGCAGACCGGCGGTTGAAGGCGGTGCTTACAAGTATTTGCGAATGGGAAATATCACTTTCGATGGACATCTAGATTTGAGTGATTTAAAATATATTAATATTCCAGAATCTGAAATTGAGAAATGCATAGTAAAAAGAGGAGATGTGCTATTCAACCGTACAAACAGCAAAGAGTTAGTGGGAAAGACTTGTGTTTTTGATTTAGATGAGCCCATGGTTATCGCTGGCTATATTATTCGTGTCAGAGTGAATGACAAAGTTTTGCCTGATTACCTGTCCGCTGTTTTAAATTCACAGTATGGAAAGAAAACCTTAGCAGATATGTGTAAGGCCATTGTTGGGCAAGCAAATATAAATGCACAAGAATTGCAAAACATAACAATTTTGATTCCGCCAATTCAGTTACAGCGCGAATTTTCGCTGTTCGTTGATCAAGTAAAAAAATTGGCTGCTAATATTGACCACAGTTTGGAAAAACTTGAAATATTAAAAAAAGCCTTAATGCAGAAGTATTTCCGGTGA
- a CDS encoding DNA-3-methyladenine glycosylase I → MEKKRCSWANPKNPLYIRYHDEEWGVPVHDDRRLFEMLILESFQAGLSWECILNKREAFRRAFDGFDLEKVCAYGEEKLAALKQDPGIVRNKLKIRAAVNNARIFRAIRQEWGSFDRYLWHWTEGKTVFETGRVSSELSDAVSGDLNRRGMKFVGTVIIYAYLQAVGVVNSHEETCFCRKPIEK, encoded by the coding sequence ATGGAGAAAAAGAGGTGCAGCTGGGCCAACCCTAAAAATCCCCTTTATATCCGATACCACGACGAGGAGTGGGGCGTCCCCGTCCACGATGACCGGAGGCTGTTTGAAATGCTGATTTTGGAGAGCTTCCAGGCGGGGCTTTCCTGGGAGTGCATCCTCAACAAGCGGGAGGCCTTCCGCCGGGCCTTCGACGGCTTCGACCTGGAGAAGGTCTGCGCATACGGCGAGGAAAAGCTGGCGGCGCTGAAGCAGGACCCCGGCATCGTCCGCAACAAGCTGAAGATCCGCGCCGCCGTGAACAACGCCAGGATCTTCCGGGCCATCCGGCAGGAGTGGGGGAGCTTCGACCGCTACCTCTGGCACTGGACGGAGGGGAAAACGGTCTTTGAGACGGGCAGGGTCAGCTCGGAGCTGTCGGACGCGGTCTCGGGGGACCTGAACCGCCGGGGCATGAAGTTCGTGGGGACCGTCATCATCTACGCCTACCTGCAAGCGGTGGGGGTCGTCAACTCCCACGAGGAGACCTGCTTTTGCAGGAAGCCGATTGAAAAATAG
- a CDS encoding FRG domain-containing protein — protein MGEVKTLEAVRSVSEFLARLEHVQRIRNMTYTVSSFTFFRGQANADWSLSPSLYRRGLFQSENLLLTEISHLCPSEIPENRFDALVKMQHFGMPTRLLDTTTNPLVALYFACESSTQKDRDGAVYIFPNLPVLWSTDPLVQLIMDFVFDYPSQNVCLDEMLKRVKEQYASALHRSMPQDANLLLHYLTIPTFPVMPAKTNERIEAQDGAFFIFGMSLRNREVSRNSGTSGRVYCNFDPANIETSEKIWHESETLIIPASAKSTILEQLDILGVNERKLFPDLPHQIAYTVDAVIKNKFKPPEKTIRE, from the coding sequence ATGGGTGAGGTGAAGACTTTGGAAGCCGTACGCTCTGTGTCAGAATTCCTCGCGCGCTTGGAGCATGTACAGCGGATACGCAATATGACATACACTGTCAGCAGTTTTACTTTTTTCCGCGGACAGGCAAACGCGGATTGGAGCCTTTCACCAAGCCTCTATCGACGTGGATTGTTTCAATCAGAGAATCTTTTGCTGACGGAAATAAGTCATCTTTGTCCCAGTGAGATCCCGGAAAATAGATTTGATGCTTTGGTGAAAATGCAGCACTTTGGGATGCCTACGCGGCTGCTGGATACTACAACCAATCCCCTGGTTGCTTTGTACTTTGCCTGTGAAAGCAGTACCCAGAAGGATCGTGACGGAGCGGTTTACATTTTTCCAAATTTGCCGGTTTTGTGGTCCACGGATCCCTTGGTCCAGCTGATTATGGACTTCGTGTTTGATTACCCGTCCCAAAACGTCTGTTTGGATGAAATGCTGAAACGTGTAAAAGAGCAGTATGCAAGTGCGCTGCATCGGTCAATGCCTCAGGATGCAAATTTACTATTGCATTATCTCACAATCCCTACGTTTCCCGTGATGCCCGCGAAGACAAATGAGCGGATTGAAGCGCAGGATGGAGCCTTTTTCATTTTTGGTATGTCCCTCCGTAATCGGGAAGTAAGCAGAAATTCCGGGACATCGGGTCGGGTATATTGCAATTTTGATCCAGCCAACATTGAAACCTCTGAAAAAATATGGCATGAATCAGAGACCCTGATTATTCCTGCGTCAGCAAAAAGTACGATTCTGGAGCAGCTGGATATATTGGGCGTCAATGAACGAAAATTATTCCCGGATCTGCCTCACCAGATTGCCTATACGGTGGATGCTGTCATAAAAAATAAGTTCAAACCGCCGGAGAAGACCATACGTGAGTAA